A portion of the Euwallacea similis isolate ESF13 chromosome 8, ESF131.1, whole genome shotgun sequence genome contains these proteins:
- the LOC136410570 gene encoding LOW QUALITY PROTEIN: ras-specific guanine nucleotide-releasing factor 2-like (The sequence of the model RefSeq protein was modified relative to this genomic sequence to represent the inferred CDS: inserted 1 base in 1 codon), with protein MSLSGASTAPSTSICTSESKDSKEPKKSSTSGSLLSPKMQKSIKVNETQLLFLSDRANGDAKMQGSLWKKSTTSEKWQLRYFVLYQNLLFYYENKDKKDRPLGIIFLEGSYVERVIYGDNSLLPPTPEKPKEKDKEKEKSDKPEKEKENVDRNFCFQISFGREYVRKFELCGIGETETLVWVHEIEKASFSKQHLEMQKVTAKHLHIIQVVEAEQTAKWQFSLHCEDLYAEMRFLREELASLKRQRNVERFPNNMIHTCMNVEDNSCLCCIYEDLQGDEEKLAKLRKVQSFFRGWLCRRKWKQIVEQYIKSPHAERLRKRNNVVFQLVEAEEEYIQQMEVLITCFLRPFKMAASSKKPPCTHDDVNSIFLNSETVFFLHQIFLKGLTARLESWPTLVLGDLFSMLLPMLNIYQEYVRNHHYSLQVLTECKQHQPFAATLKRLESKPMCNGRSLETFLTYPMHQIPRYIITLHELLAHTPFEHVERKSLEAAQVQLENLSKQMHDEVSETENLRKNLAVERMIVEGCDILLDVKQVFVRQGTLIQIPTEKQKERVTFKGFKTSSRADKEVVRQCFLFSYHLIITTRGSDGNLHLVPIIGKIPMSDAILIEEPNEETTIGSMILGHDSHIFQDIHTLQNGPSXSTSSVTTEQNTSYQGRDFKIVVDNKALETPVIIYFVALTVNEKAAWISDIAGCIDNAQFSEICKPIMAETSSINLPQYIRNDPKLFHDEPDIKFSQTLNSCKIPQIRYATPDRLLERLTDLRFLSIDFLNTFLLTYKVYTDGLKVLTALKRVYYASVEKEKERMALAEYLQNKEENTLQIYEDYRRRSSLLQFPPRRTSGASSVSGYCSEASDRDRSCSYDSQGQRIFRNFLASKSLPVKCESSRKKTKFKAKCDWPLKENVYFRYDFISTKHLTITNKAKFARFYNSFAVDEDESSRRPSSTQATPERKRSAPRTIFIKVNSYDETYEEEEERGSNLLAIPKIQASCSSDTLTDLGPDPCGSCGQELPVDKLTVEQRRRRDLLEEKKVARRKSDDRRKSDSQQSSDTSKEIRRKSDVTSERKKSILTEEARRALIERRRSETPERIRLEDRRRTEFAERRSSRSIEERKKPSLTVEERKRPSLPMDERKRTSISLEERSRSSIDAGSVAKICEERRKSGEDERKKNIYRHISSPRLERRADREKSLSFESDTHPEDKPIDESLDLEERLEGKTDDVARTSIASVQASTQFFLGFFQTFYQRSQKEGERREPQLSSRSTTARSSFQHESVNKSPSKAGVVVGGIKQTKRRSSSSYASTAFAIATCAADNPVAVQYHQKQAIYEDKTKCLEHIISTAATMRVLNVLRHWISKQGKDFEADRELKHQTREFLDEIRCNPNLTSSERKSAAQLLLLLEKQDEEDKPVVDLIKLLSPPPEPSKERIESLSALEIAEQLTYIDHQIFMQIAPEELMGHAWMKSDKEIRAPHVVMMTKRFNDVSRLIASEILKKTDIASRAETIEKWAAVADIVRCLHNFNGVLQICSAFTNAAIFRLKNTWEKVSKTAKQSIEKHQKIVSSDGRFRALRDAVHKCDPPCIPYLGVYLTDLSFIEESTPNYEDEHLLNFSKMRMIAHIIREIRQYQQTSYKIDLVTRVSNYLLDTSLMMDDDELYAASLKIEPRQPRLTSQSSIGKRGPTPW; from the exons aacttgttattttattacgaaAATAAAGACAAAAAGGACAGACCCTTGGGCATTATCTTCCTGGAAGGCTCCTATGTAGAGAGAGTGATTTATGGCGATAACAGCCTACTCCCTCCCACTCCAGAAAAGCCGAAAGAGAAAGACAAAGAGAAGGAGAAGTCGGATAAGCCAGAAAAGGAGAAGGAAAACGTTGACCGAAAT ttttgctTCCAAATCAGCTTTGGAAGAGaatatgtaagaaaatttGAGCTTTGCGGCATAGGAGAAACTGAGACCTTAGTGTGGGTACATGAGATAGAAAAAGCGAG CTTTAGTAAACAACATTTGGAAATGCAGAAAGTCACTGCGAAACATTTGCACATTATCCAAGTTGTTGAAGCTGAGCAAACAGCTAAATGGCAGTTTTCGTTGCATTGTGAAGATTTGTATGCGGAGATGAGGTTCCTGAGGGAGGAG TTGGCATCTCTCAAAAGACAACGAAATGTTGAACGGTTCCCCAACAACATGATTCATACATGCATGAACGTTGAAGACAACTCTTGCTTATGCTGTATCTACGAAGATCTACAGGGAGACGAGGAGAAACTGGCTAAGCtgagaaaagtacaaagttttTTCCGGGGTTGGTTGTGTCGTCGAAAATGGAAGCAAATTGTGGAACAATATATTAAAAGCCCGCATGCTGAACGATTGAGAAAACGAAATAATGTAGTCTTCCAGCTTGTGGAAGCGGAAGAAGAGTACATTCAGCAAATGGAAGTATTGATAACTTGTTTCTTGAGACCTTTCAAAATGGCTGCTTCATCGAAGAAACCGCCATGCACTCATGACGATGTTAATTCCATCTTTCTGAACAGCGAAACAGTTTTTTTCCTAcatcaaattttcttgaaagGACTTACTGCTAGACTAGAAAGCTGGCCCACCCTGGTATTAG GGGATTTATTCTCGATGCTACTGCCGATGTTGAATATTTATCAAGAGTATGTAAGAAATCACCATTATTCATTACAAGTTCTGACTGAGTGCAAGCAACACCAGCCATTTGCTGCTACCCTGAAACGGTTGGAGTCTAAACCGATGTGTAATGGAAGATCTTTGGAAACTTTCTTGACATATCCCATGCATCAG ATCCCGAGATACATAATCACACTTCACGAATTATTAGCCCACACTCCATTTGAGCATGTAGAAAGAAAGAGCTTAGAAGCGGCCCAAGTGCAGCTTGAAAATTTATCTAAGCAAATGCACGACGAG GTATCAGAAACAGAAAATCTCCGCAAGAATTTAGCTGTTGAAAGGATGATTGTTGAAGGGTGTGATATATTGTTGGATGTGAAGCAAGTTTTTGTTAGACAAGGAACTCTAATACAAATCCCCACGGAAAAGCAAAAAGAAAGGGTCACGTTTAAAGGCTTTAAGACTTCTAGTCGAGCTGACAAAGAAGTAGTGAGGCAGTGTTTCCTTTTTAGTTACCATTTAATCATTACCACTAG GGGTAGTGATGGTAACTTACACTTGGTTCCAATTATCGGGAAAATACCAATGAGTGACGCCATATTAATCGAGGAACCAAATGAAGAGACTACAATAGGTTCGATGATTTTAGGCCACGATAGTCACATATTTCAAGATATCCATACGTTACAGAACGGCCCTT GGTCGACTTCTTCAGTTACTACGGAGCAAAACACTTCCTATCAAGGACGGGACTTTAAAATCGTCGTAGACAACAAAGCTTTGGAGACCCCG GTTATAATATATTTCGTGGCACTTACAGTGAATGAGAAAGCAGCCTGGATATCAGACATTGCTGGATGTATTGACAACGCCCAATTTAGCGAAATCTGTAAGCCAATAATGGCGGAAACCAGTTCGATAAATCTTCCCCAGTATATAAGAAATGATCCAAAACTCTTCCATGATGAACCAGATATAAAGTTCTCTCAAACGTTAAATTCATGCAAAATACCGCAAATTCGATATGCTACTCCAGACAGGCTATTGGAAAGACTGACCG ATCTCCGGTTTCTTTctatcgattttttaaatacgtttTTGCTCACGTATAAAGTATACACCGATGGATTAAAAGTATTGACAGCGCTGAAGCGGGTTTACTATGCGAGCGTTGAGAAGGAGAAAGAACGAATGGCGCTAGCCGAGTATTTGCAGAACAAGGAAGAGAACACTCTTCAAATATATGAGGATTATAGGAGGAGGAGTAGTTTGTTGCAGTTTCCTCCCAGGAGAACCAGCGGCGCAAGCTCGGTTTCGGGGTACTGCTCAGAGGCGAGTGATAGAGATCGGTCTTGTAGTTATGATTCGCAAGGGCAAagaatatttagaaattttttagcGTCGAAAT CTTTACCAGTCAAATGCGAATCATCAAGAAAGAAAACGAAATTCAAAGCGAAATGTGATTGGCCACTTAAAGAGAATGTGTATTTCCGCTACGACTTTATATCAACCAAACATCTGACCATCACCAACAAAGCTAAATTTGCCAGATTCTACAATTCTTTCGCTGTAGATGAAGATGAATCAAGTAGACGACCTTCAAGCACACAAGCTACTCCGGAGAGGAAGCGAAGTGCTCCGagaactatttttattaaagtaaattcaTATGATGAAACTTATGAGGAGGAAGAAGAAAGAGGCTCTAATCTTCTGGCAATTCCGAAAATTCAGGCTTCATGCAGCTCGGATACATTAACAG ACCTTGGCCCGGATCCTTGCGGCAGCTGCGGTCAGGAACTGCCAGTGGACAAACTAACCGTAGAACAAAGAAGGCGAAGGGACTTGTTAGAGGAGAAAAAAGTTGCAAGGAGGAAATCTGATGACAGAAGAAAATCTGACAGCCAGCAATCTTCAGACACATCTAAAGAAATCAGGAGGAAGTCAGATGTTACCTCCGAAAGGAAGAAATCCATCTTAACCGAGGAGGCTCGAAGGGCTTTAATTGAGCGCCGCAGGTCGGAAACTCCAGAACGAATTCGCTTAGAAGATCGACGCCGGACCGAATTTGCCGAACGAAGGTCAAGCAGATCCATAGAAGAGCGCAAGAAGCCTTCATTAACAGTAGAAGAACGAAAAAGACCTTCATTACCAATGGATGAGCGCAAAAGAACTTCCATATCCCTTGAAGAACGGAGCCGCTCTTCTATTGACGCGGGATCTGTGGCAAAGATATGTGAGGAACGAAGGAAATCTGGAGAGGATGAAAGGAAAAAGAACATATATAGACACATTTCATCTCCAAGATTGGAAAGAAGGGCTGATAGAGAAAAAAGTCTTTCATTTGAGAGTGACACCCATCCTGAAGATAAACCAATTGATGAGTCTTTGGATTTGGAAGAAAGATTGGAGGGAAAAACTGATGATGTTGCCAGGACTTCCATCGCCTCCGTTCAAGCATcaacgcaattttttttaggg tttttccaaACCTTTTATCAACGATCTCAAAAAGAAGGGGAAAGACGAGAGCCACAATTATCAAGCCGTTCCACTACTGCCAGATCGAGCTTCCAACACGAATCCGTCAATAAATCACCCAGTAAAGCTGGAGTTGTTGTGGGCGGTATTAAGCAAACAAAAAGGCGTAGCAGCTCCTCTTATGCTAGCACAGCTTTCGCCATAGCTACTTGTGCTGCTGACAACCCAGTAGCAGTTCAGTACCACCAAAAACAAGCCATATATGAAGATAAAACTAAGTGTTTGGAACACATTATTTCTACAGCTGCTACCATGAGAGTATTGAATGTTTTAAG ACACTGGATTTCGAAACAAGGAAAAGATTTTGAAGCTGACAGGGAGTTAAAGCACCAAACCAGAGAGTTTCTGGATGAAATTCGTTGCAATCCAAACTTAACTTCTTCAGAGCGTAAATCAGCTGCTCAGCTATTGCTTCTGCTGGAAAAACAGGATGAAGAAGATAAACCTGTAGTGGACTTGATCAAACTTCTCAGTCCTCCACCG gaACCTAGTAAGGAGCGAATTGAAAGCCTGTCTGCTTTGGAAATTGCTGAGCAGCTCACTTATATCGATCACCAGATTTTCATGCAGATCGCTCCAGA ggAACTAATGGGACACGCCTGGATGAAGTCTGACAAAGAGATTAGGGCGCCTCATGTAGTCATGATGACTAAGCGATTTAATGACGTCTCTCGGCTGATCGCTTCAGAAATTCTCAAGAAAACAGATATAGCTTCCAGGGCTGAGACTATCGAAAAATGGGCAGCTGTAGCTGATATAGTCAGATGCCTTCACAATTTTAATGGAGTTCTTCAAATTTGTTCTGCGTTCACTAATGCTGCTATCTTTCGCTTGAAAAATACGTGGGAGAAAGTATCTAAAACG GCTAAACAATCCATTGAAAAACATCAGAAAATAGTTTCTTCAGATGGGAGATTCAGGGCTCTAAGAGACGCTGTTCATAAGTGCGATCCACCTTGTATACCTTACCTTGGGGTCTACCTCACAGATCTTTCTTTTATTGAGGAGAGTACACCCAATTATGAGGACGaacatttattgaatttttctaaaatgagAATG attgCCCATATAATACGTGAAATTCGCCAGTACCAACAAACCTCATACAAAATTGATTTGGTCACTCGTGTCTCAAATTATTTACTGGATACGTCCTTGATGATGGATGATGATGAACTCTATGCAGCTTCATTGAAAATCGAGCCCCGCCAGCCACGACTTACGTCACAATCAAGCATTGGTAAAA GAGGTCCAACTCCCTGGTAA